In one Thermaerobacter sp. PB12/4term genomic region, the following are encoded:
- a CDS encoding MFS transporter, translating to MAGFGIVLPGLPYFARELGASSLEMGLMVSLYALAQFLFAPVWGSLSDRIGRKPVLILGMTGFGLSFVAMAFARSVAMLLLVRFLGGMLSASTFPAAQALVADLTPPERRGSSLALMGGSSNLGFVLGPLLGVPITSLGYGFPGLALAGGLAILLTALLAIAVLPAPRPRAATAGRRPPLTRALRLAVTSAEAPCYWLVLVAAMAGSSVFSMLGYYLIERMGAPESANQLAFSVMGIASAIIQFTVVGRAMGRWGETRTSSAGFLAGAVAFVLLLLAGRVWQACAAVAVWGVALALIRPPLTTLVSRRTQLGQGTALGIQASFESIGRMAGPLLAGFLFGLHPQLPYGAVEVLLLAALFWGSRALRRLESGDAGPAGAGGTGDGPAPGEAARPAAGSLVATSTR from the coding sequence GTGGCCGGTTTCGGCATCGTGCTGCCCGGGCTGCCCTATTTTGCCCGGGAACTGGGCGCCAGCAGCCTGGAGATGGGGCTCATGGTCTCCCTCTACGCCCTGGCCCAGTTCCTATTCGCCCCGGTGTGGGGGTCCCTTTCCGACCGGATCGGCCGCAAGCCCGTGCTGATCCTGGGCATGACCGGCTTCGGCCTGTCCTTCGTCGCCATGGCCTTCGCCCGCTCGGTGGCGATGCTGCTCCTGGTGCGCTTCCTGGGCGGCATGCTGTCCGCTTCCACGTTCCCCGCCGCCCAGGCCCTGGTGGCCGATCTGACGCCGCCCGAACGCCGGGGCAGTTCCCTGGCCCTGATGGGCGGGTCCAGCAACCTGGGCTTCGTCCTGGGCCCGCTTCTGGGGGTGCCCATCACCTCCCTGGGCTACGGCTTTCCCGGCCTGGCCCTGGCAGGCGGCCTCGCCATCCTGCTGACCGCCCTGCTGGCCATCGCCGTGCTGCCCGCACCCCGGCCCCGGGCCGCGACCGCCGGCCGGCGCCCGCCCCTCACCCGGGCCCTGCGGCTGGCCGTCACCAGCGCCGAGGCGCCGTGCTACTGGCTGGTCCTGGTGGCCGCCATGGCCGGTTCCAGCGTCTTCTCCATGCTGGGGTATTACCTGATCGAACGGATGGGCGCTCCGGAATCGGCCAACCAGCTGGCCTTCTCGGTGATGGGCATCGCCTCGGCCATCATCCAGTTCACCGTGGTGGGCCGCGCCATGGGCCGCTGGGGGGAAACGCGGACCTCCAGCGCCGGATTCCTGGCCGGCGCCGTGGCCTTTGTCCTGCTCCTCCTGGCGGGGCGGGTCTGGCAGGCCTGCGCGGCCGTGGCGGTGTGGGGCGTGGCCCTGGCCTTGATTCGCCCGCCCCTGACCACCCTGGTCTCGCGCCGGACCCAGCTGGGCCAGGGGACCGCCCTGGGTATCCAGGCCTCCTTCGAGAGCATCGGCCGGATGGCGGGCCCGCTGCTGGCGGGATTCTTGTTCGGCCTCCATCCCCAGCTGCCCTACGGCGCGGTGGAGGTGCTGCTGCTGGCCGCCCTCTTCTGGGGAAGCCGCGCCCTGCGCCGCCTGGAATCGGGAGACGCCGGTCCGGCCGGCGCCGGCGGGACGGGGGATGGCCCTGCGCCGGGTGAGGCGGCGCGGCCGGCGGCGGGCAGCCTGGTGGCGACATCGACCCGGTAA
- the ychF gene encoding redox-regulated ATPase YchF, whose product MDIGLIGLPQVGKSLLFRLLAGEGRGGPGQATVGMASVPDPRLDRLAALYKPRKVTPAALQVTDIPGAVPGEDRARWNRFLEAVRGADVLVHVIRAFGGGSLPHVLGEVDPLRDARLIRDELILTDLATVESARQRLEATPPRKRRPDDQALLERLPEMQALLEQERPLRELSWTDEDLRLVKGFGLLTLKPLVLAVNVDEGQLQQGTFPGEEALRQAAAQWGEPLITFCGPVEAEIAELPAGEREAFMGEYGIGEPGVARLARAAYEASGLISFFTAGEEEVRAWPIRRGLTAKQAAGKIHSDIERGFIRAEVVAYEDLIRLGSMAAVREAGLLRLEGRDYVVQDGDVILFRFNV is encoded by the coding sequence TCGGTCTGATCGGCCTTCCCCAGGTGGGGAAGTCGTTGCTTTTCCGGCTGCTGGCCGGCGAGGGCCGGGGGGGTCCCGGCCAGGCGACGGTGGGCATGGCGTCCGTTCCCGACCCGCGCCTGGACCGCCTGGCAGCCCTCTACAAGCCCCGGAAGGTGACCCCCGCCGCCTTGCAGGTGACCGACATCCCCGGAGCCGTGCCGGGCGAGGACCGGGCGCGGTGGAACCGGTTCCTGGAAGCTGTGCGAGGGGCGGACGTGCTGGTCCACGTGATCCGCGCCTTCGGCGGCGGCTCCCTGCCCCACGTGCTGGGCGAGGTGGACCCCCTGCGGGATGCCCGCCTGATCCGCGACGAGCTGATCCTCACCGACCTGGCGACGGTGGAGAGTGCCCGCCAGCGGCTGGAGGCCACGCCGCCCCGCAAGCGCCGGCCCGACGACCAGGCCCTGCTGGAGCGGCTCCCGGAGATGCAGGCCTTGCTCGAACAGGAGCGGCCCCTGCGGGAGCTCTCCTGGACCGATGAGGACCTGCGCCTGGTCAAGGGCTTCGGCCTGCTCACCCTCAAACCCCTGGTGCTGGCCGTCAACGTGGACGAGGGCCAGCTGCAGCAGGGGACCTTCCCGGGCGAGGAAGCCCTGCGCCAGGCGGCCGCCCAGTGGGGCGAGCCCCTCATCACCTTCTGCGGTCCCGTGGAAGCCGAGATCGCCGAGCTGCCCGCCGGCGAGCGGGAGGCCTTCATGGGCGAGTACGGCATCGGCGAGCCGGGCGTGGCGCGCCTGGCCCGGGCGGCCTATGAGGCCAGCGGGCTGATCAGCTTCTTCACCGCCGGGGAGGAGGAGGTCCGGGCCTGGCCGATCCGCCGCGGGCTGACGGCCAAGCAGGCGGCCGGCAAGATCCACTCCGACATCGAGCGGGGGTTCATCCGGGCGGAGGTGGTCGCCTACGAGGACCTGATCCGCCTGGGATCCATGGCCGCCGTGCGGGAGGCGGGCCTGCTGCGCCTGGAGGGCCGGGACTACGTGGTCCAGGACGGGGACGTGATCCTGTTCCGGTTCAACGTCTGA